The DNA window ACACGAACTCGCCTTTGACGGCGGCCAGTGACGGGACGGCAAGGAGAGACGATGTCGAACGCGAACCGCGAAGCCCCTCCTTCCGCCGGCCGTGCCGGCATCAAGAGGGAATTGCCTGAGCACTTTAGGGACTATCGGCACGTCTGGGTTTTCATCGAACTGGAACGCGGCGAGGTCCATCCCGTGTCCTTCGAACTGCTTGGCGAAGGCCGCAAGCTCGCCGACAAGCTTGGCATCCAGCTTGCGGGCATCGTGCTCGGACCGCCGGGTGAGGCCACCCAGCATGCCGTTGCCGAGGCCTTCGCTTACGGCGCCGACCTTGTCTACCTTGTCGAAGCACCGCTGCTTGCCGACTATCGCAACGAGCCTTTCACCAAGGCGATGACGGATCTGGTCAATACCCACAAACCGGAGATCCTGCTTCTCGGTGCGACCACGCTCGGCAGGGATCTCGCTGGCTCAGTAGCGACGACCTTGCTGACAGGGCTTACTGCCGACTGCACCGAACTCGATGTGGATGTGGACGGTTCGCTCGCCGCGACCCGTCCGACTTTCGGCGGTTCCTTGCTATGCACGATCTATACGCTCAACTACCGGCCGCAGATGGCCACCGTACGACCCAGAGTTATGGCCATGCCACCGCGGGCGGATAAGCCGGTTGGGCGTGTCATCCGGCACAAGCTGTCGATGACCGAGGAAGAGATCATCACCAAAGTCCTTGGCTTCAACCTCGATCGCCAATCGGCAAAGGCAAATCTCGCCTACGCCGACATCGTGGTTGCCGGAGGCCTGGGCCTCGGCTCGGCGGAAAATTTGCAGCTTGTGAAGAATCTAGCGCGGGCAATCGGCGCCGAATATGGCTGTTCGCGCCCGCTGGTCCAGAAGGGCTGGATGCCGGCTGATCGGCAGGTTGGCCAAACGGGCAAGACCATCCGGCCAAAGCTTTACATAGCGGCCGGGATTTCCGGCGCCATTCAGCATCGGGTTGGCGTGGAGGGGTCTGATTTGGTCGTAGCCATCAACACCGACCCGAACGCCCCGATCTTCGACTTTGCCCACCTCGGCATCGTCACTGATGCGATCCGTTTCCTGCCGGCATTGACGGACGCCTTCACCCGGCGGCTGTCGCCGCACAGTCACGACAAGCTTGCGAGCTAAGGGAGACGGCCATGATCGAGGAAGAATTCGACGCCATCGTCGTCGGGGCCGGTATGTCCGGAAACGCGGCCGCCTATACTATGGCAAGCCAGGGCCTGGCAGTGCTGCAGTTAGAGCGCGGCGAGTATCCGGGCTCCAAGAATGTCCAGGGCGCCATCATGTATGCCGACATGTTGGAGCAAATCATCCCGGATTTCCGGAATGATGCGCCTCTCGAGCGGCATCTGGTCGAGCAGCGATTCTGGGTGATGGACGACACCTCCCACACCGGGATGCAGTATCGATCGGATGATTTCAACGAGGCGAGGCCCAATCGCTACACCATCATCCGTGCCCAATTCGACAAGTGGTTTTCGCGCAAGGTGCGCGAGGCCGGCGCGACGGTTCTGTGCGAGACGACGGTGACCGAACTCGTCCGCAATGCCAAAGGTAAGGTGATCGGCGTGCGCACCGACCGGGCTGGCGGGCCGATCTATGCGAACGTCGTCGTGCTCGCAGAAGGTGTCAACGGACTGCTCGGTACACGGGCCGGCCTGCGCAAGATGCCGAAGCCAGAAAGCGTGGCGCTCGCTGTCAAGGAAATGC is part of the Mesorhizobium loti genome and encodes:
- a CDS encoding electron transfer flavoprotein subunit alpha/FixB family protein, which codes for MSNANREAPPSAGRAGIKRELPEHFRDYRHVWVFIELERGEVHPVSFELLGEGRKLADKLGIQLAGIVLGPPGEATQHAVAEAFAYGADLVYLVEAPLLADYRNEPFTKAMTDLVNTHKPEILLLGATTLGRDLAGSVATTLLTGLTADCTELDVDVDGSLAATRPTFGGSLLCTIYTLNYRPQMATVRPRVMAMPPRADKPVGRVIRHKLSMTEEEIITKVLGFNLDRQSAKANLAYADIVVAGGLGLGSAENLQLVKNLARAIGAEYGCSRPLVQKGWMPADRQVGQTGKTIRPKLYIAAGISGAIQHRVGVEGSDLVVAINTDPNAPIFDFAHLGIVTDAIRFLPALTDAFTRRLSPHSHDKLAS